In a single window of the Acinonyx jubatus isolate Ajub_Pintada_27869175 unplaced genomic scaffold, VMU_Ajub_asm_v1.0 scaffold_126, whole genome shotgun sequence genome:
- the LOC128313856 gene encoding LOW QUALITY PROTEIN: leucine-rich repeat-containing protein 37B-like (The sequence of the model RefSeq protein was modified relative to this genomic sequence to represent the inferred CDS: inserted 2 bases in 2 codons; substituted 1 base at 1 genomic stop codon), with the protein MVWLPLRAQRQYPTRLGRCAPEPPQVMSRLRILAPLLVLMWQPLWLLVQAAQPPEWALDPAQLTADPIXAAEPWSSRSSDPPPESPQVLTPPAEPVGFNYLGSSAPAQMLAPPKELTETLVPFLDTDSVGELPPGPDEDLNDQLTQHQRLPEVVPMPGXDPNQTIAPPPQLKSKTKTVGLDQAEDHQSFEILVPFLDRXSKPTKFIVSPLNLKKDLAQHRRLAKVVGTPNQSANKEHLQQQLQDDYLDSNMGLVYPEENLPMGFPGGPDQLANFSEEAEIPPPLQKTPNHLESPEEAESFLPQGEAQAQHPEPPEETETSLLEQEAPSPRPESLKDGNSANPQEAPAEPSSTPEEVEPSSVQQEASAQPTEAPEEVEPSPTPQEAPAQPPEPSKDIISQLLAHYEVNVLSPSQSEAQKPSFPNVAVKPLDLTITLTQPAEHPEEAGPTPVQQEAPAQPAERLEEVEPTPVQQEAPTLVPEFPI; encoded by the exons ATGGTTTGGCTCCCGCTCAGGGCCCAGCGCCAGTACCCCACTCGCCTGGGTCGCTGCGCCCCGGAGCCTCCGCAGGTCATGTCCCGGCTGCGCATATTGGCCCCACTGCTTGTCCTTATGTGGCAACCGTTGTGGCTGCTGGTCCAGGCAGCTCAGCCTCCGGAGTGGGCCCTGGACCCTGCCCAGCTGACCGCCGACCCCA GAGCGGCTGAGCCCTGGTCTTCGCGCTCGTCTGATCCCCCACCCGAATCGCCCCAGGTACTTACACCCCCAGCTGAGCCGGTGGGCTTTAATTACCTGGGGTCCTCTGCTCCAGCCCAGATGTTGGCCCCGCCTAAGGAGTTGACTGAGACTTTGGTTCCATTCCTGGACACGGATTCCGTTGGAGAACTACCCCCAGGGCCAGATGAGGATCTGAATGACCAGCTAACCCAGCATCAAAGGCTCCCAGAGGTGGTTCCAATGCCAGGTTAGGATCCGAATCAGACCATAGCTCCGCCGCCTCAACTCAAAAGTAAGACTAAAACTGTAGGTTTAGATCAGGCCGAAGATCACCAATCATTTGAAATACTTGTTCCATTTCTGGATA GTTCAAAGCCAACAAAGTTTATTGTTTCACCCCTAAACCTGAAGAAAGATCTAGCTCAGCATCGAAGGCTTGCCAAAGTTGTTGGAACTCCAAACCAATCTGCAAATAAAGAGCACCTACAACAACAGCTGCAGGATGATTATTTAGATTCCAATATGGGTCTCGTATATCCTGAGGAGAACCTACCTATGGGTTTCCCAGGGGGACCAGATCAACTTGCAAACTTCTCTGAGGAGGCTGAAATTCCTCCACCCTTGCAGAAGACCCCAAATCATCTAGAGTCCCCTGAGGAAGCTGAATCTTTTTTGCCCCAAGGGGAGGCTCAGGCTCAGCATCCAGAGCCCCCTGAAGAGACAGAAACATCTCTACTTGAGCAGGAGGCTCCATCTCCGCGTCCAGAGTCCCTTAAGGATGGAAATTCAGCAAACCCACAAGAGGCCCCAGCTGAGCCTTCAAGTACCCCTGAAGAGGTCGAACCTTCTTCAGTCCAGCAGGAAGCCTCAGCTCAACCTACAGAGGCCCCCGAGGAAGTGGAACCTTCTCCAACCCCCCAGGAGGCCCCTGCTCAGCCTCCAGAGCCATCTAAGGATATCATATCTCAACTGTTAGCACATTATGAAGTAAATGTGCTATCTCCAAGTCAGAGTGAAGCTCAGAAGCCAAGCTTCCCCAATGTCGCTGTTAAACCTCTGGATCTTACCATAACTCTAACTCAGCCTGCGGAGCACCCTGAGGAGGCTGGACCTACCCCAGTCCAGCAGGAGGCCCCTGCTCAGCCTGCAGAGCGCCTCGAGGAGGTTGAACCTACCCCAGTCCAGCAGGAGGCCCCAACTCTAGTTCCAGAGTTCCCTATCGA